In the Sphingomonas sp. LM7 genome, one interval contains:
- the fliP gene encoding flagellar type III secretion system pore protein FliP (The bacterial flagellar biogenesis protein FliP forms a type III secretion system (T3SS)-type pore required for flagellar assembly.), with product MFAGLIAPRTIGGRAALFVGLLAFFILFAAPAFAQAVPTPAPVPGVGDAVDRALGDLGGGDAPLSLSLQVLIIMGLLTVLPGILLMMTSFTRIIIVLSVLRQALGLQQTPPNQVLVGLSLFLSFFIMSPVINQANTTAIQPYAAGQISATQMIEGTGKALHGFMIKQTRNRDVKMFADMAQAGPFASPADVPFSVLLPAYVTSELKTAFQIGFLIFLPFIVIDLVVATVLMSLGMMMMSPTIISLPFKLLLFVLVDGWALTMGSLAASFAT from the coding sequence ATGTTCGCCGGTCTCATCGCACCCCGCACGATCGGCGGCCGCGCGGCACTGTTCGTCGGGCTGCTTGCCTTTTTCATTCTCTTCGCCGCGCCGGCATTTGCCCAGGCAGTGCCGACGCCGGCACCCGTTCCCGGCGTAGGCGACGCGGTGGACCGCGCACTCGGTGACCTTGGCGGCGGCGATGCGCCGCTCAGCCTGTCGCTCCAGGTCCTCATCATCATGGGCCTGCTCACGGTGCTGCCGGGCATCCTGCTGATGATGACCAGCTTTACCCGGATCATCATCGTGCTGTCGGTGCTGCGCCAGGCGCTGGGGCTCCAGCAGACTCCGCCGAACCAGGTGCTGGTCGGGCTGTCGCTGTTCCTCAGCTTCTTCATCATGTCGCCGGTAATCAACCAGGCGAACACTACCGCGATCCAGCCCTATGCCGCCGGCCAGATCAGCGCGACGCAGATGATCGAGGGCACCGGTAAGGCGCTTCACGGCTTCATGATCAAGCAGACCCGCAACCGCGACGTGAAGATGTTCGCCGACATGGCCCAGGCGGGTCCCTTCGCCAGTCCTGCCGATGTGCCCTTCTCGGTGCTGCTCCCCGCCTATGTGACCAGCGAGCTCAAGACCGCGTTCCAGATCGGCTTCCTGATCTTCTTGCCGTTCATCGTCATCGATCTCGTCGTCGCCACCGTGCTGATGAGTCTCGGCATGATGATGATGTCGCCGACGATTATCTCGCTGCCGTTCAAGCTGCTGCTGTTCGTGCTGGTCGATGGCTGGGCGCTGACGATGGGCAGCCTCGCCGCGAGCTTTGCGACCTAG
- a CDS encoding FliI/YscN family ATPase, with the protein MLNKFTDDYLDGLGCRDFAPRAKVSGRLSSYDGLLMEAVGLSLPVGTVCAIGDGTSRIEAEVIGFRAGRTLMMNLGGPAALLPNAPVRPIGPPGEAEVGAALLGRVVDGAGKPIDGLGPIRGAGKWPLAGKLQSPLDRGRVLEPMDVGVRAINGLLTIGQGQRVGIMAGSGVGKSVLLGMIVRAAQADVVVVGLIGERSREVADFLETKVFGAARARSVVVAVPANHSPVLRIRGALRATAIAESFRAEGKKVLLIMDSLTRVAHAGREIGLALGEPASARGYPPSAIAMLPSLIERAGTCVSSGGSITAIYTVLADGDDGNDPVVDSARSILDGHIVLSRALAERGVYPAIDLGPSVSRVMTDIAAKDHIHAARVLRRHLATYEENRDLVLMGAYRPGADPEIDAAIACHPAVMEYIRQGSDEIVTLPDAVAELTGVFGDA; encoded by the coding sequence ATGCTGAACAAGTTCACCGACGATTATCTGGACGGTCTCGGCTGCCGCGACTTCGCGCCGCGGGCCAAGGTCTCCGGCCGGCTGTCGTCGTATGATGGATTGCTGATGGAGGCGGTGGGTCTTTCGCTTCCCGTCGGCACGGTCTGCGCGATCGGCGACGGCACCAGCCGCATCGAAGCCGAAGTCATCGGATTCCGCGCCGGCCGCACGCTGATGATGAATCTCGGCGGGCCCGCTGCATTGCTGCCCAATGCGCCGGTACGGCCGATCGGTCCTCCGGGCGAAGCCGAAGTCGGCGCCGCCTTGCTTGGCCGGGTGGTCGATGGCGCGGGCAAGCCGATCGACGGGCTCGGCCCGATCCGTGGCGCGGGCAAATGGCCGCTTGCCGGCAAGCTTCAGTCGCCGCTCGATCGCGGCCGCGTGCTCGAGCCGATGGATGTCGGCGTGCGCGCGATCAACGGGCTGCTCACCATCGGCCAGGGCCAGCGCGTCGGCATCATGGCTGGTTCGGGTGTCGGCAAGTCGGTGTTGCTCGGGATGATCGTCCGTGCCGCGCAGGCCGATGTCGTCGTGGTCGGGCTGATCGGCGAACGTTCGCGCGAAGTCGCCGATTTCCTCGAGACCAAGGTATTCGGCGCCGCCCGCGCCCGCTCGGTGGTGGTGGCGGTCCCGGCCAATCATTCGCCGGTGCTCCGCATCCGCGGCGCGTTGCGCGCCACCGCAATCGCTGAATCCTTCCGGGCCGAGGGCAAGAAGGTCCTGCTCATCATGGATTCGCTGACGCGCGTCGCGCATGCCGGCCGCGAGATCGGCTTGGCGCTCGGCGAACCGGCCAGCGCGCGTGGCTATCCGCCCAGCGCCATCGCGATGCTGCCCAGCCTGATCGAACGCGCGGGCACCTGTGTCTCGTCGGGTGGCTCGATCACTGCGATCTACACCGTGCTCGCCGATGGCGATGACGGCAATGATCCGGTCGTCGACTCGGCACGCTCGATCCTCGACGGTCATATCGTGCTCAGCCGTGCGCTCGCCGAACGCGGCGTTTATCCAGCGATCGATCTCGGCCCGTCGGTAAGCCGCGTGATGACCGACATTGCAGCGAAGGACCACATCCACGCCGCGCGCGTGCTGCGACGGCACCTGGCGACCTATGAGGAAAATCGCGATCTCGTGCTGATGGGCGCCTATCGCCCCGGTGCCGATCCCGAGATCGACGCCGCGATTGCTTGCCACCCGGCCGTGATGGAATATATCCGCCAGGGCTCGGACGAAATCGTGACCTTGCCCGACGCCGTCGCCGAGTTGACCGGCGTGTTCGGCGATGCCTAG
- the fliD gene encoding flagellar filament capping protein FliD, with product MAIESIAKTLGTGSGVDVTALVTGLVEASFANKNKALAAKTETLTAQISKVSELKSTISDFASALAALTTGGTLATQPTSARSDVLTATRLAGADLTGLNASVEVRQLAQGQVASTTAFTGGKDTVVGTGTLTLTFGAATIAGTSMTGFTPGPAAPIAITVDAANNTLDGVAKAINAANAGVTASIMTDDSGARLVIKGATGASQAFELTGSGDLAQLDIGRTATASQINSTAQDALLALDGVETRYATNSVYGLIEGVRLDLVSAAVGTKVGIGAKTPTTEINQTITNFVETFNEVYKMVKLATNAVDGPLRGDPAAKDLLRQLRGLTLAALVPDAAADTPRSLADIGIATQRDGTLSVDTARLAKVVTSFPKNVEAIFAQGAGLTKALSDIASKAADKTTGLGVSQANYEKAQTKIEDAKEDILAATEKMRNRMTQQFAAMDAKVAAYKSTQSFLDQQIKAWNAGN from the coding sequence ATGGCCATCGAATCGATCGCAAAGACGCTGGGAACCGGCTCGGGAGTCGACGTCACTGCGCTCGTCACCGGGCTTGTCGAGGCGAGCTTCGCCAACAAGAACAAGGCCCTCGCCGCGAAGACCGAGACCCTCACGGCGCAGATCTCCAAGGTCAGCGAGCTCAAGAGCACGATCAGCGATTTCGCCTCCGCGCTCGCCGCGCTCACCACCGGCGGCACGCTCGCCACCCAGCCGACCAGCGCGCGCAGCGACGTCCTCACCGCCACCCGCCTCGCCGGCGCCGATCTCACCGGACTCAATGCCTCGGTCGAGGTGCGCCAGCTCGCACAGGGACAGGTCGCGAGCACGACGGCGTTCACCGGCGGCAAGGATACCGTGGTCGGCACCGGCACGCTGACCCTGACCTTCGGCGCCGCCACGATCGCCGGCACTTCGATGACCGGCTTCACGCCCGGGCCGGCCGCGCCGATTGCGATCACTGTGGACGCGGCGAACAATACGCTCGACGGCGTGGCCAAGGCGATCAACGCCGCCAATGCCGGCGTCACCGCGTCGATCATGACCGACGACAGCGGCGCGCGGCTGGTGATCAAGGGCGCAACCGGCGCGTCGCAGGCATTCGAACTCACCGGCAGCGGCGATCTCGCCCAGCTCGACATCGGCCGCACTGCTACAGCTTCGCAGATCAACAGCACTGCGCAGGACGCGTTGCTCGCGCTCGACGGCGTAGAGACGCGTTACGCGACCAACAGCGTCTATGGCCTGATCGAAGGCGTCCGGCTCGATCTCGTCTCCGCCGCGGTCGGCACCAAGGTCGGGATCGGCGCCAAGACGCCGACCACCGAGATCAACCAGACGATCACCAACTTCGTCGAGACCTTCAACGAAGTCTATAAGATGGTGAAGCTGGCTACCAACGCGGTCGACGGACCCTTGCGCGGCGATCCCGCGGCCAAGGACCTGCTTCGCCAGCTCAGAGGACTGACGCTTGCGGCGCTGGTGCCCGATGCCGCTGCCGACACGCCCAGGTCGCTCGCCGATATCGGCATTGCCACCCAGCGCGATGGCACGCTCAGTGTCGATACGGCACGCCTTGCCAAGGTGGTCACGTCGTTTCCGAAGAACGTCGAGGCGATCTTCGCTCAGGGCGCCGGCCTCACCAAGGCGCTCTCGGACATTGCTAGCAAGGCGGCCGACAAGACCACCGGGCTCGGTGTCAGCCAAGCCAATTACGAGAAGGCGCAGACCAAGATCGAGGACGCGAAGGAAGACATCCTCGCCGCGACCGAGAAGATGCGCAATCGCATGACCCAGCAATTCGCGGCGATGGATGCCAAGGTGGCTGCATATAAATCGACGCAGAGCTTCCTCGATCAGCAGATCAAGGCATGGAACGCAGGCAATTGA
- the flhB gene encoding flagellar type III secretion system protein FlhB encodes MSESAGEKTEAPTPKRKRKAVEEGQLLKSKDFGTAIVILAGCAWMSFMGPSLIGACKEVMTASFSFGRGDIEHFEPWRPIASAGWKLAPSLGGLFALAMIAAILSQAGLGSIGWNNKLFAPKASRINPGAGIKRMFGPTGWIELGKSLLKVILLGAIGAWMLRSITHQSLGLVAADLHGAIGALSGQFLTLMFVMASGLLIIAGIDVPIQMIRHFRQLRMSKQEIRDEHKETEGSPELKAQQRARQREILKGGYRKTVATAHVVLTNPTHFSVALRYDQGKDQVPVVVAKGRGQTALAIRELAAEFEVPVLEYPQLARAVYYTSREGQEVRDDLYQAIAIVLAFVFGINARAGGAQPPVTVPPGALFDENGAKIERPA; translated from the coding sequence ATGTCGGAGAGTGCAGGCGAAAAGACAGAAGCCCCAACCCCCAAGCGCAAGCGCAAGGCGGTAGAGGAGGGCCAGCTTCTCAAATCGAAGGATTTCGGCACCGCGATCGTGATCCTCGCCGGTTGCGCGTGGATGTCGTTCATGGGGCCCTCGCTGATCGGCGCGTGCAAGGAAGTGATGACCGCCAGCTTCTCGTTCGGGCGCGGCGATATCGAGCATTTCGAGCCGTGGCGGCCGATCGCATCGGCGGGCTGGAAGTTGGCGCCTTCGCTGGGCGGGCTGTTCGCGCTCGCGATGATCGCGGCGATCCTCAGCCAGGCCGGGCTCGGCTCGATCGGCTGGAACAACAAATTGTTCGCGCCCAAGGCATCGCGGATCAATCCGGGCGCGGGCATCAAGCGGATGTTCGGCCCCACCGGCTGGATCGAGCTCGGCAAGTCGCTGCTCAAGGTGATCCTGCTCGGTGCGATCGGCGCGTGGATGCTGCGATCGATCACGCACCAGTCGCTCGGGCTGGTCGCCGCCGATCTGCACGGCGCGATCGGCGCACTGAGCGGCCAGTTCCTCACCTTGATGTTCGTGATGGCAAGCGGCTTGCTGATCATCGCGGGTATCGACGTGCCGATCCAGATGATCCGCCATTTCCGCCAGCTGCGCATGAGCAAGCAGGAAATTCGGGACGAGCATAAGGAAACCGAGGGCTCGCCCGAGCTCAAGGCTCAACAGCGTGCACGCCAGCGCGAGATCCTAAAGGGCGGCTATCGCAAGACCGTCGCCACCGCGCATGTCGTGCTCACCAATCCGACGCACTTCTCGGTCGCGCTGCGCTACGATCAGGGTAAGGATCAGGTGCCGGTTGTGGTCGCCAAGGGCCGTGGCCAGACCGCGCTGGCGATCCGCGAGCTTGCCGCCGAGTTCGAAGTGCCGGTGCTCGAATATCCGCAGCTCGCCCGCGCCGTCTACTACACCAGCCGCGAAGGGCAGGAGGTCCGCGACGACCTGTATCAGGCGATCGCGATCGTCCTCGCCTTCGTCTTCGGGATAAATGCACGTGCCGGCGGCGCCCAGCCGCCGGTCACCGTTCCGCCGGGGGCATTGTTCGACGAAAACGGCGCAAAAATCGAGCGTCCGGCCTAA
- the fliL gene encoding flagellar basal body-associated protein FliL — translation MADKTDANAAPAPKGKGKKLMLLLGFPIVLLGTGGGAAVYGMQAGWFSVKPSEAESDEPKLLPKGEEKRAALKGEGSGEGHSEEGGAEGGHGKPTPKGEGGDKYASSYYPLEKEFTSNLQDSVHFIQVGIAVSTPYDERVLENIKTHEIAIRSQVLMALGETNEEEVFTADGKRRIQDRLAKAINAVLKEKEGFGGVSNVYFTNFIVQ, via the coding sequence ATGGCCGACAAGACCGACGCAAACGCTGCGCCCGCCCCCAAGGGGAAGGGCAAGAAACTGATGCTCCTGCTGGGCTTCCCGATCGTGCTGCTGGGTACCGGCGGCGGCGCCGCGGTATATGGCATGCAGGCGGGCTGGTTCAGCGTGAAGCCGAGCGAAGCCGAATCCGACGAACCCAAGCTTCTGCCGAAGGGCGAAGAGAAGCGCGCCGCGCTCAAGGGTGAAGGCAGCGGCGAAGGGCATAGCGAAGAAGGAGGGGCCGAGGGGGGCCATGGCAAGCCGACGCCCAAGGGCGAAGGGGGCGACAAATATGCCTCCAGCTATTATCCGCTCGAAAAGGAGTTCACCTCCAACCTTCAGGACAGCGTCCATTTCATCCAGGTCGGCATCGCCGTCTCGACGCCCTATGACGAGCGCGTCCTCGAAAACATCAAGACCCATGAGATCGCGATTCGCTCGCAGGTGCTGATGGCGCTGGGCGAAACCAATGAGGAAGAAGTCTTCACCGCAGACGGCAAGCGCCGCATCCAGGACCGGCTGGCAAAGGCAATCAACGCGGTTTTGAAGGAAAAGGAAGGTTTCGGGGGCGTAAGTAACGTCTACTTTACCAATTTCATCGTTCAGTGA
- a CDS encoding flagellar biosynthetic protein FliO, with amino-acid sequence MMWSYILKLVILLPLVCGLLIGCLYAWRKLEARLPKNQGTRMVQVKETMMLAPGLRLAVVEFEGQKLLVSVSRSGVTLVDKAAG; translated from the coding sequence ATGATGTGGTCCTACATCCTCAAGCTGGTGATCCTGCTGCCGCTGGTCTGCGGGCTGCTGATCGGCTGCCTTTACGCCTGGCGCAAGCTCGAGGCGCGGTTGCCGAAGAATCAGGGCACGCGGATGGTGCAGGTCAAGGAAACGATGATGCTCGCGCCGGGCCTCCGCTTGGCCGTGGTCGAGTTCGAGGGGCAGAAATTGCTCGTCTCGGTCAGCCGTAGCGGAGTCACGCTGGTCGATAAGGCCGCGGGCTGA
- the fliS gene encoding flagellar export chaperone FliS, producing MTRYATQLANPAATYRQVDLAGRTSGADSHRLVGLLYEEGVAALRAAACAAETRQFAIKSERVARATAILFALEAGLDFDKGGEVSRTLSSFYHGLRQQVLHASIGTDPAPFREAAASLEEIGGAWASVRAS from the coding sequence ATGACGCGCTACGCAACCCAGCTCGCCAATCCGGCCGCCACCTATCGCCAGGTCGATCTGGCGGGGCGCACCAGCGGCGCCGATTCGCACAGGCTGGTTGGCCTCCTCTACGAAGAAGGCGTCGCGGCGCTGCGCGCGGCCGCTTGCGCAGCCGAGACCCGCCAGTTCGCGATCAAGAGCGAGCGCGTCGCACGCGCCACCGCTATCCTGTTCGCGTTGGAAGCGGGCCTCGATTTTGACAAGGGCGGCGAAGTCTCGCGGACGCTGTCGAGCTTCTATCACGGGCTGCGGCAGCAGGTGCTCCATGCCAGCATTGGCACCGACCCCGCACCCTTTCGCGAAGCCGCGGCGAGCCTGGAGGAGATCGGCGGGGCCTGGGCCAGCGTGCGGGCTTCGTAA
- a CDS encoding FliM/FliN family flagellar motor switch protein yields the protein MVNAPSELGTTERRERPRASAEHSPALGTANLNPFGDLVTLQHLCARLAKSLKPVFDGICRADLRTWAEPLAVQRWADYRTERGHDLTAWQPLAMGNAKARVQLVLDAKQLLAMLDAFFGGDGEAPNPLPSEFTPAAETLAVRLATALAAPLEAAWEPLTRVAFRAIEGGSLGTLPEFSGDDPVIVTRFGIALGDRKPAFVDILYPVAALKPHGAALAVKVHGVPAEVEPEWRSGLTRVVMGVKFPIRSVLAEPVVSLGRLLELQAGDVIPIDFGPEVPVMVASRRLGTGLVGTANGRAAVRLTQLEPLSEEDFR from the coding sequence ATGGTTAACGCCCCTTCAGAACTCGGCACGACCGAACGGCGGGAACGCCCCCGGGCCAGCGCGGAACACTCGCCGGCGCTTGGGACGGCGAACCTGAATCCTTTCGGCGACCTCGTCACACTGCAGCATCTGTGCGCGCGGCTGGCCAAGTCTTTGAAGCCGGTGTTCGACGGGATCTGCCGCGCCGACCTGCGCACCTGGGCCGAGCCGCTCGCGGTGCAGCGCTGGGCCGACTATCGTACCGAGCGCGGCCATGACCTGACGGCGTGGCAGCCGCTGGCGATGGGCAATGCCAAGGCGCGCGTCCAGCTGGTGCTCGACGCGAAGCAGCTGCTCGCGATGCTCGACGCATTCTTCGGTGGCGACGGCGAAGCGCCGAACCCGCTGCCGAGCGAATTCACCCCCGCTGCGGAGACGCTGGCGGTTCGCCTCGCCACTGCGCTCGCCGCACCGCTTGAAGCTGCCTGGGAGCCGCTGACTCGCGTCGCATTCCGCGCGATCGAAGGCGGTAGCCTTGGCACGCTCCCCGAATTCTCCGGCGACGATCCCGTCATCGTCACCCGATTCGGCATCGCGCTGGGTGATCGCAAGCCGGCATTCGTCGATATTCTCTATCCCGTCGCGGCGCTCAAGCCGCACGGCGCCGCGCTCGCGGTCAAGGTCCATGGCGTCCCTGCCGAAGTCGAGCCCGAATGGCGCAGCGGCCTCACTCGCGTGGTGATGGGCGTCAAATTTCCGATCCGTTCGGTGCTCGCCGAGCCCGTGGTGTCGCTCGGTCGCCTGCTCGAACTGCAGGCCGGCGACGTCATCCCGATCGATTTCGGCCCCGAGGTTCCGGTGATGGTGGCGTCGCGCCGTCTGGGCACCGGCCTTGTCGGCACAGCCAACGGCCGCGCGGCCGTTCGGCTCACCCAACTCGAACCGCTCAGCGAAGAGGACTTCCGATGA
- the fliN gene encoding flagellar motor switch protein FliN, producing MNDMTGGFAVDTALATNFRLLQDVDVKLTVEIGSTSLSLRELLALGEESVIELDRDANELLDIFVNGTLIGRGEVVTVGEKFGVRMTELVSPEKRTARA from the coding sequence ATGAACGACATGACCGGCGGATTTGCGGTCGACACCGCCCTGGCGACCAATTTCCGGTTGCTCCAGGACGTCGACGTCAAGCTCACCGTCGAGATCGGTTCGACGTCGCTGTCGCTGCGCGAATTGCTCGCGCTCGGCGAGGAAAGCGTCATCGAGCTCGACCGCGACGCCAACGAGCTGCTCGACATCTTCGTCAACGGCACGCTGATCGGCCGCGGCGAAGTCGTCACCGTCGGCGAGAAGTTCGGCGTGCGGATGACCGAGTTGGTGAGCCCGGAGAAGCGGACCGCACGCGCATGA
- a CDS encoding flagellar hook-length control protein FliK: MPGPVRPALLASGSTSGFAVALGALALPRAPAVPGGEVLLPGRQALAEPGKDLPVVASETGEEAEAEDKNDREDGPDIAFAWFATAPITVATPAPGLAIEASKPRIAVAGRLSETDASLLPTPLQQGGPVEVPAPVAAETEGSPAKPFEVAGPVLTAPLDEGAPGIMVPAVEPSLAEPVVPTELHLSKTTAPPVQGGAPSKPVSALLQPIVQQARPAEGSIQRTGTTTRRIDATAASVRASSGLAQVAAPTAPVHTAPPVFQAPLATEPSGPSLAATVFATALDMPRGQRRTTTAADLAGVTVAPSAPEALRAHVVAASANVEQGALDMRRQEWMGQMVEHIEAMRDASPVRETRISLAPEALGKVDVSIRQEGEHVHVHFTTETQAARQLIADAQPRLSELAEARGLKLGQTSFESGTAGQGANRDSREQPSQPQSLKPRAASPESTGGSTDDRIA; this comes from the coding sequence GTGCCCGGACCGGTGCGTCCGGCGCTGCTCGCATCGGGGAGCACCAGCGGCTTCGCGGTCGCGCTGGGCGCGCTCGCCCTGCCGCGCGCGCCTGCGGTGCCGGGCGGTGAAGTGCTGCTGCCAGGGCGGCAGGCACTTGCCGAGCCCGGCAAGGATCTGCCGGTCGTCGCGTCGGAAACGGGGGAGGAAGCCGAAGCCGAAGACAAGAATGACCGCGAAGACGGGCCGGACATCGCGTTCGCATGGTTTGCCACTGCGCCGATCACCGTAGCGACACCCGCGCCGGGTCTGGCCATCGAAGCGTCCAAGCCTCGCATTGCAGTCGCCGGACGACTCTCGGAGACTGATGCGTCCTTGCTGCCGACTCCACTGCAGCAAGGCGGCCCCGTGGAAGTGCCCGCACCCGTCGCTGCGGAGACGGAGGGTTCGCCCGCGAAGCCATTCGAAGTGGCGGGGCCGGTTCTAACTGCGCCACTCGACGAAGGCGCGCCCGGCATCATGGTGCCGGCAGTCGAGCCATCTCTTGCCGAGCCGGTTGTTCCCACTGAACTGCACCTCTCCAAGACGACTGCGCCACCGGTCCAGGGCGGAGCTCCCAGCAAACCGGTTTCCGCATTGCTCCAGCCGATCGTGCAGCAGGCCCGGCCGGCCGAGGGCTCCATCCAGCGGACCGGGACCACCACCCGGAGGATCGACGCCACGGCTGCCTCGGTACGCGCATCGTCAGGGCTCGCGCAGGTCGCTGCTCCGACCGCTCCGGTACACACCGCCCCGCCGGTGTTCCAAGCGCCGCTGGCGACCGAACCGTCCGGGCCGTCGCTGGCAGCCACCGTCTTCGCCACTGCACTCGACATGCCACGCGGGCAGCGCCGGACGACGACCGCGGCCGATCTCGCGGGCGTCACAGTGGCACCCTCGGCGCCGGAGGCGCTGCGCGCGCATGTCGTCGCCGCGTCCGCCAACGTCGAGCAGGGCGCGCTCGACATGCGGCGCCAGGAATGGATGGGCCAGATGGTCGAGCATATCGAGGCGATGCGCGACGCCTCGCCAGTGCGTGAGACCCGAATCAGCCTCGCGCCTGAGGCGCTTGGCAAGGTCGATGTGTCGATCCGCCAGGAGGGCGAGCATGTCCATGTCCATTTCACCACCGAGACGCAGGCCGCGCGCCAGCTGATCGCCGACGCCCAGCCGCGGCTGAGCGAACTGGCCGAAGCGCGCGGGCTCAAACTCGGACAGACCAGCTTCGAGAGCGGCACCGCCGGCCAGGGGGCGAACCGCGACAGCCGCGAACAGCCCAGCCAGCCGCAGTCGCTCAAACCGCGTGCCGCCTCCCCGGAATCGACCGGCGGCAGCACTGACGACCGCATCGCCTGA
- the fliR gene encoding flagellar biosynthetic protein FliR: MMGFGLSIEPQLWTLLFAMVRIGAAFVAAPVFSAVSIPLPARIALTGAIGVLVVNTTNITPPEQIFALSTFLAVAAEALIGLALGFVLQVAFSAPLVASEVIGMSMGLGFANAVDPNSGHSTPALGQFLTLLLTLMFLAVDGHLILVDLVVRSYETMPPGAWLAPERLFGIALFGGYVFLAGLLLALPVGFLLLCLNVIVGMLSRAAPALNLFAVGLPASLAVGVVAILLALPAMGDYLLVIIREALDAAPRLVLG, from the coding sequence ATGATGGGCTTCGGCCTCTCGATCGAGCCGCAGCTGTGGACCCTGCTGTTCGCGATGGTGCGGATCGGTGCGGCGTTCGTCGCCGCGCCGGTGTTCAGCGCCGTCTCGATCCCCTTGCCCGCGCGCATCGCGCTCACCGGCGCGATCGGCGTGCTCGTGGTCAACACCACCAATATCACCCCGCCCGAGCAGATCTTCGCGCTCAGCACCTTCCTTGCGGTCGCTGCCGAGGCATTGATCGGCCTCGCGCTCGGCTTCGTGCTCCAGGTCGCCTTTTCCGCGCCGCTGGTGGCCAGCGAAGTGATCGGCATGTCGATGGGGCTCGGCTTCGCCAACGCGGTCGATCCCAACAGTGGTCATTCTACGCCCGCGCTCGGCCAGTTCCTCACGCTGCTGCTGACGCTGATGTTCCTCGCAGTCGACGGCCACCTCATCCTCGTCGATCTCGTAGTGCGCAGCTACGAGACGATGCCGCCCGGTGCCTGGCTCGCGCCCGAGCGGCTGTTCGGCATCGCCCTGTTCGGCGGCTATGTGTTCCTCGCCGGGCTGCTGCTCGCGCTTCCCGTGGGCTTCCTGCTACTCTGCCTCAACGTCATCGTCGGCATGCTCAGCCGCGCCGCGCCTGCGCTCAACCTGTTCGCGGTCGGCCTGCCCGCCAGCCTTGCCGTCGGCGTCGTCGCGATCCTGCTCGCACTGCCCGCGATGGGCGATTACCTGCTCGTCATCATTCGTGAAGCGCTCGACGCTGCGCCCCGGCTGGTGCTCGGCTGA
- a CDS encoding FliH/SctL family protein — translation MTTMSEFAPGFAGRIHAAAHVLHRAFDGATFAAADVGSIGRRAFQEPAPVTPRHFSPAEPGVNPTEGWDPFAAEAPAAPTPFVDPIAAAHEAGFAEGRAAALAEIEEARAREAALLDQVSQALAAGAHFDRERMAGHLRQTVLHLVQRMIGDAGIAPDILAARISAAVDLLADGAESALLRLHPDDVPLVQGKLPATIFPVGDPHVTRGSFVIESASTIVEDGPEIWLEQLALAIDRVPIPPAC, via the coding sequence ATGACGACTATGTCTGAGTTCGCTCCCGGCTTTGCAGGCCGCATTCATGCGGCCGCGCACGTTCTCCACCGCGCGTTCGACGGCGCGACCTTTGCCGCCGCCGATGTTGGCAGCATCGGGCGCCGCGCGTTCCAGGAGCCCGCGCCGGTCACGCCGCGGCACTTTTCGCCCGCCGAGCCCGGCGTCAATCCCACCGAAGGCTGGGACCCGTTCGCTGCCGAGGCGCCCGCCGCGCCGACACCGTTCGTCGATCCGATCGCTGCCGCGCATGAAGCAGGCTTCGCCGAGGGGCGCGCTGCCGCACTGGCCGAGATCGAAGAGGCCCGCGCCAGAGAAGCCGCATTGCTCGATCAGGTGTCGCAGGCGCTCGCCGCCGGCGCGCATTTCGATCGCGAGCGCATGGCCGGGCACCTCCGCCAGACTGTGCTCCACTTGGTTCAGCGGATGATCGGCGATGCCGGCATCGCGCCCGACATCCTCGCCGCTCGCATTTCCGCCGCCGTCGACCTGCTTGCCGACGGCGCTGAATCGGCGCTGCTTCGCCTGCATCCCGACGATGTGCCGCTCGTCCAGGGCAAGCTCCCGGCGACGATCTTCCCGGTCGGCGATCCGCACGTCACGCGCGGCAGCTTCGTCATCGAAAGCGCTTCAACAATCGTAGAGGATGGTCCCGAAATCTGGCTGGAGCAGCTGGCGCTGGCCATTGATCGCGTTCCGATCCCGCCCGCATGCTGA
- the fliQ gene encoding flagellar biosynthesis protein FliQ, with translation MDADYFLTVAREAMWVVALASAPILIPALLAGLILGMVQAATSIQEQTLSFVPKLIVVAVSLVIFGGMILGLLGDFTTSIFERIPDLVK, from the coding sequence ATGGACGCCGATTATTTCCTTACTGTCGCGCGCGAGGCGATGTGGGTCGTCGCGCTCGCCTCGGCGCCGATCCTGATCCCGGCTTTGCTCGCGGGCCTCATCCTCGGCATGGTCCAGGCCGCTACGTCGATCCAGGAACAGACGTTGAGCTTCGTGCCCAAACTGATCGTCGTAGCGGTGAGCCTGGTGATCTTCGGCGGCATGATCCTCGGGCTGCTCGGCGACTTCACGACGAGCATCTTCGAACGCATTCCGGATCTGGTGAAGTGA